Part of the Ruegeria sp. AD91A genome, GAAATGACCAGCCATCAGAACCTGTCCAAGGTTCCGTCGGCTCGGGCTTATGCGATGGCCGAGCTGAACAAGGCAGGGGTGCAGTTCCACTCGCTGAGTGACGATCAACTGGCGGAATGGCAGGATGCAGGCGGGTATCAGAACGCCGACTGGGATCCGTTCAAGACGGAACTGGCCGGATCGATGGACAACTTCGAGAAACTTGTCGAAGCGGCCGGCACTCAGGGCAAATACTACGTCCACGACGCCTAAAGCCAAACCGGTGGACGCCTGACGGGCGTCCACGACCTTTTCTTGCAGTCAGCCCGACAACAACCCGCCACGACAGGCGCGGGCGTGGCTGTCCTTTCGCCGGAGGATCAGATGACCATTCTTCAAAACATAGACCGGAACGCAGAGCGCTGGTTGCTGCTGGTGTTCTACGTGATGCTGGTTATCACCATGGCCATCGAGGTGTTGCGGCGCGAGATTTTTGCCTATTCGTCGATCTGGGGCGAGGAAATCGTTCGGTATTCCTTCATCTACCTCGCCTGGATTGGTGCCGCGGCTGCGGTGAAAGAACGGGCCCATATCCGGATCGATGTAATCATGCACTACATCGGGCCGCGCCCCAAAGCGCTGCTCTATATATTCGGCGATCTCGTGATGTTCGGCGTGGCCATCATCGCGCTGTACTGGTCGTATGAGGCGGTTCATGTTTCGGCCAAATTCGGTTCGGTCACGGATGGGCTTCGGGTATCGAAAGTCTGGTTCCTTATGGCCGTGCCCACTGGGTTTGCCCTGATGATATGGCGGCTGATCCAATCCTTCCTGCGTGACCTGAAATCTCTTCGTGACGGCACCCCCGTCTTCGAAGGCGACAAGCTGTTTGACTGAGGAGAACACGGATGCTTTGGAACTCCCTCAACCAAACCGTTGAACTGGGCTGGGATTTTTACCTGCCAGTCATCCTGTTCGTTGGTCTGATCGCCTTGGCCGTGCCGGTTTGGGCCGCCATTGGAACAGCCGCGATCGTGATGCTGGTCATGTCCGGGGACCTGCCGCTCAGCCTGGTCGGAGAAAGCCTGTTCACAGGTATCGACGCATTTGCCCTTACGGCTGTGCCATTGTTCATCCTGACCGGGGACGTTTTGGTGCGGACCGGTCTGTCGCGCAAATTCCTTGATGTTGCCGAGGCGCTGACGTGCTTCGCCAAAGGCGGGTTCGGTTCGGCAACGGTTCTGGTCTGTGGTATGTTTGCCGCGATTTCAGGGTCGGATGCTGCCGGGGCGGCGGCGGTTGGTCGGATGACAATCAATCGATTGGTGGAAAGCGGGTATCCGCGCCCCTACGCCTGTGCTCTGGTCGCGGCGGGGGCCTGTACCGGCATCCTGATCCCACCATCGATCGCCTATATCATCATCGGGCTTGTGCTGGGTATATCTGCCTCGACCCTCTTTCTGGCGGCATTGATCCCGGGTCTGGCCATCTTGGTGTCTATCTTGATCACCAACATCATCATGAACCGCCTTTATGCCTACGAGGGCGGCGGCGTGATGACGATGGGTGAATGGCTGTCCAATCTGGGCAAGGCGCTAAAGTCGGGCTGGTACGCATTCATCGTGCCGGGGATCATCTTCTACGGCATTTTTTCGGGTCGCCTGACGCCGACCGAGGCGGGCGCAACGGCCGTTGTTGTCACCATAGTCATGGGCTTCATCCTGCGCACTCTGTCACTGG contains:
- a CDS encoding TRAP transporter small permease; translated protein: MTILQNIDRNAERWLLLVFYVMLVITMAIEVLRREIFAYSSIWGEEIVRYSFIYLAWIGAAAAVKERAHIRIDVIMHYIGPRPKALLYIFGDLVMFGVAIIALYWSYEAVHVSAKFGSVTDGLRVSKVWFLMAVPTGFALMIWRLIQSFLRDLKSLRDGTPVFEGDKLFD
- a CDS encoding TRAP transporter large permease produces the protein MLWNSLNQTVELGWDFYLPVILFVGLIALAVPVWAAIGTAAIVMLVMSGDLPLSLVGESLFTGIDAFALTAVPLFILTGDVLVRTGLSRKFLDVAEALTCFAKGGFGSATVLVCGMFAAISGSDAAGAAAVGRMTINRLVESGYPRPYACALVAAGACTGILIPPSIAYIIIGLVLGISASTLFLAALIPGLAILVSILITNIIMNRLYAYEGGGVMTMGEWLSNLGKALKSGWYAFIVPGIIFYGIFSGRLTPTEAGATAVVVTIVMGFILRTLSLADFPSMLVSSAKVNGVILPIIAFSAPLAEALAIMGVPQGFVASVTSMTDDPYLLILLMIGILIAAGCVMETTPNIVILAPILKPLADNIGMNEIQFCIMMITALGVGFITPPLGLNLFVVSGITGESILKIAARAVPFVLTMLIVVILIAYVPAVSTTLLPEIYQ